In Metopolophium dirhodum isolate CAU chromosome 9, ASM1992520v1, whole genome shotgun sequence, the genomic window aaaaattttttaaaaaaatcttcatTGGGCCATCACACTGAGTACGCATATACTAGAAACACATTTATTCAGAAACACCCTATAtacatttaagattattttataacttatacacagtgttcggattagataagtattttattatctagataaagataaagataatgaaactcaaatgtatctagatagatatgAAAgatagataaagataaagatgaatacttatttatctagataaaaaaagatacaactttaaatgggttttaaatttaggtatattttagttgggcactaggaacataataataataatgatataaataaaaataattacattatttataaaccataaacttggtttgagaatctgtataaatatttaaaatgcgtttgtacaatttcgcgatttttatcaataaaaatgtatttagatgaatttatttagattattaaaaaaattatccaagatgaacgtttagataccttgtaactatttatctagataagtccgaacactgcttatacatttataaaaacaattactacctacattgtaaaattatatttagtataatacagtaaaaaattaacttttcgaGCGTTTTAAGGGAACTTGTCAATTACTTCATCCAAATTGAATTGCCATGCCCACTTATTTtcaatggaaataataattgaccAAACACAAAACAGTTCCTCTGCCATCTTATTccgcaatattttttatattattactaggtataaGTTTTTAGAATAATCACACTGTTGCTGCAACTGCAATAGGTAATctcaagtaggtatataataaaacctGCATACATTCATATATTGTCATTGTAAGAGAATTTTCtgctaaattgttatttattatttaacgttattattctattatcacATAACTTTTAATCtcatatattttcaacttagtattgacaaaatgtatgacattcaataacttattagttaaacaataatataaacgacataattgaataaaaaaattaccaggcactttttttataaaaacaaaattactgtTTCATTAATcttgaataatttgttttaattttatccaattatttacaatatattatctttGATTTCCCCATACATATTTTGACATGTACCAAAACCTGCACAAAAACAGTAGAATTATCAAGTAAAAATAGACATAAGAATACAACATGCATaacatttcttaataataataataagtattatttgcaataactacctatttaatatttattatattcaatattatattttattttttatgactgcatttttaaaaagttttgtgAGTAAAACTTctgttttagattttgaattaagcaaagaatgtattgatttaacaatgatgtatgttttttatttaatgtctgAAGACACTTTATCTATTAGAATCTCGGATCGTaactttgagggtggtttctggCAACAAATTTGATCTAGTGTCTCAAAATTGGAAATTCtcagtacattttaaattaagaattcaTTGGTGGAAATCCGGGGAGGGGGGCTTGAGAGGCTTAGCtattgatgttaataatgttagacCCCCCTGAAAATTTAACGGATTTCCGCCTATATAAGATTTACgttcaaaattgaatattattaggtattaaaataactgtttgattatcttaattattaaaaagttggACTATATTAATCATCCAGAAtcgtttttatcattaaatttaagtataattcatCCATAACATTGATCTATTTAATGACAAGGTTATTACTCGACTCCTACTAACTGTACAGCAGACTTGACAGCctttttttcaatgttatttatgttatttcagatttatgaataaaatgtctgttatccataatattgtatataatattatatattaggtagtaTATACCTTAAAGTGTGATAATCACGGAAATGTATATTTCATTcactgaaaattgaaaacagagaAAAACCAAATGATAATCAACCATTTGACAATCCATGGAAATATATTgtcaccatattttttttataaatatatttgcttaCATTGTTGATACTGAATTAGCTGTGAAACAGGCCCCATATTCAAAGagttataactcatattattgttattgtttaatttgacagatttaattattatgttcattgCTATGCATTTTCCTcagtttaattgtataaatagaataaaaagtaactaaaactaaaaacagcataaattaaattaggcAAGAACTTCAATAATAAGGTAACAGATACTATGTAAACCGCATCAAACTGTTGCTACTTTCAATATGTCAACCCTTGAacccttttatttttataccattatagctaaccatattttgtcaaattgaattaagtatagtaatatatagttaattaataaataagttatcaGTCAATTGATCATATTACATTACTTACCAGCAGTCAAAACGACAACATGGGTTATGTGGAATGAACAGACAATGACTAACTGAtaggaataaaatattgtattttaaatacaatatttacaagaGATAGAtgctaaaaataatgtgtataggaTTATCAGAGTTTGTCGAATTGATAATTGGTTAGCGttatatggttaaaatatacAGTGGTATAAtacatgaattaataattattaatgtactaCCTAATctgtttttaattgaaaatataacatttaaaaagttaatacttaTATGCTGtaggcatatttttttttttgtaatgtacagTGTACATGTTTATCTATGAGGAATAAAACCACTTGTTTACTTTACTTACATTCCAAATAATGTTCCTCCTAAGTGAGCTGCATGGCCTAACTTGTGATACTTCGTAAACAATCCCATTATGTCTAACGATATTATACCAAATAAGGCCTGAAATCAACATATGAATGTTGTATTACAATTTGGTAAGATAagtgattttataaataaagttcaaTTAAGCTATGCatgtttaatattcattatttgaatcaatatttttttcataaaataattatgctacataatattttgtgaatctaattaattcaaaattaattgtcAAGCATTTTTTTGacacagtaaataaaaaaatcaattcaaaaTTGAGGGGATCACCTAATGGGGATGAAGTATTTTTCTTTGACAATAAttcaaatctataaaaaaaacattaaaactaaaataaattatagtcaaatgtaattaaatataatatgacttacacgaattgcattaaattgtatatttggtaaaaatattataaccaacTTTTCGTCAGGATTCGATACTGAAAAGTATCCAACAACCGATAATATAGCACCAGACTGGAAACACAATAAGACAATTAAAACTATTCTCACgagtacttattagttataaaattaaaagtatacatACAGCGCCTAAGCCATTTCCATAATGCTTAAAGCTTCGTCCAAAAATGAAACTAACTAATGATGAAACAACACAACCACTTATATACATTGCAGTGAATTCTTCCGGTCCCATTTCACCCCATGGTTGGATCACACCTTGGTCATAAAATGTAaggttacaataaataaaatattcaatatttaacatttacctCGGCAAAATGCATAAAGAGTAATCATATTGAAACAGAAGTGTAGTGGAGATTTGTGACTGAACGCACTCAGAAGAAGTGATGACACTGGAATTTTTCCTAAAATAAGTTATGTAGACTTGTAGTTAATATCTACTAAGTTATGCGAATTCGCCTACAAGCTTTAAtcataacttaaattaaattgatagcttaaaattgaataaacttACTAGCAAATACATCAatcgtaaaatatttgaacatgATATGTTTCCATTTAGGTACTTGCCATGCAAGAAAAACTAAGGCATTTAATAGAAGTATAGTACCAATTACTATATCTGATGGTtctaatttattgaaattattttttaacttggaAATAAGATTctagaaacaaaatattaaaataatgttatgtatagaTACaccaaatgaataaaatatactatcaaaaagtagttttttatttttaggtttaaGGCAACAACTGTATGGTTATTAGCCTGTTTCTTCCTTGGTTTTTTCTGTGGGGGCTAAAATTGGTTCGAAACATGTGTAGATATGGTGAGAAATTATGATATCCGagatatatttaatgttttaatacacaacaaatttgaattacaaatcataaaattaatttgtaaataaaagttattaacatttgtttgataaaaaacttattgttttaataaaatataccatgaATTTAACCCGTCATTGGTATCATGGTGAGAGCGGCGCTCACCTCGTTAGTATTTTGAAAACCACttgtttagttattaattaattcatctaTTACTATTTATACCTTCGATCAACACGTGTCTAAACATGCGtttgtataatagttttataaatatttcttgacatgttatgttattaatatccATAAAGTGAGCGTTGCACTCACTCAATAGATcaacgtaatattttttgtagacACAGACCTATTTGTAAGGAGTACTCAGCATTCATATGCCTATTATATAATCATGTGCATACTCACAGGGGGTTGGGGGATCATAGGGTTCAAACCTGCCCCACATTGGCCATATTTTTATGCACTCGTATTTATGTGCTCCATTAAGCCCCCCTACATATGTTCCTAGAAATAATCCAAAATATGTCAGACCACTAGGGCCaaaatgaatgataataattatatatataacatgattttattatgaataaaacattataaaattaatttttattggttaacaatttataattaagaaaaatagtaagaacat contains:
- the LOC132952461 gene encoding presenilin-associated rhomboid-like protein, mitochondrial, whose protein sequence is MLASVIQYERLRDSVKQINFVFYRNSIRKNENLISKLKNNFNKLEPSDIVIGTILLLNALVFLAWQVPKWKHIMFKYFTIDVFARKIPVSSLLLSAFSHKSPLHFCFNMITLYAFCRGVIQPWGEMGPEEFTAMYISGCVVSSLVSFIFGRSFKHYGNGLGASGAILSVVGYFSVSNPDEKLVIIFLPNIQFNAIRALFGIISLDIMGLFTKYHKLGHAAHLGGTLFGMFWYMSKYVWGNQR